The sequence CGCCGGTCATGGTGTCCCGGAGCCTCCAGGGGTGTCTGCCGCCCTCGGCCGCCGGACCGGCACCGTCTGACGGCAACGCCTGCGCGCTCTGTTCGGCATGCGCCGTCCCGGACAACGCCGCCGCTGCCGCTCCGCCCAGCGCGGTGCCGAGCACGACTCTGCGAGGCATCGGCGAGCGCTTCCCCGGCTGTGAGGTCATCATCGTCCTCCAGAGTTGACGGATCATCATTCATACATCGGGTGTATCGGGGAACCTAGGCATGCTTGATGGACCTGTCAACGACTCGCGAGAGAAGGAAATCAGGCTGTGGAAAGGCGACTTACTGGCAGAGTCCGCGCCAAGCGCACGCATCGAAGCCCCGCCGAGCTCTCTTACTCATCCGATGTATATTGGGTTCGATCGAAGGGGAGCGGGTGCCAGGGAAAGACGACACCTCGCTGTTACCTGCCGTATCCCCGATTGCTGCAGCGTGGCGGCATGACGTACGACCGCATTCCCTCCGTGGACGAGCTGATGGCACTGCTGGCCGACTGCGCCGACGCCTGGGACCGCCCGGACCGCTCCGGTGACCCGGTGGCCATCCTCGACCATGGCCTCCAGGTCGCCTCGGTGCTGGCCGAGCGCAACCCGCAGGACGAGGAACTGCAGGTGGCCGGGCTCGTCCACGACATCGGCCACTACCTCGTACCCGGTGACGAGGAGGGCCACGGTACGCACGCCGCGCGGGCGGTGGAGGACTTGCTGGGCCCGCGGGTCGCCCGCCTGGTCGCCCTGCACATCCCGGCCAAGCGCTATCTCGCCACCGCCGATCCGGACCTCGTGCTGTCGCCGGAGAGTGCCCGCACGCTCGGATGCCAGGGCGGCCCCCTGACGCGGCAGGAGGCGGCGGCCTTCGAGGCCGACCCCGACTTCGCGGCGGCGGTCGCACTGCGCCGCGCCGACGACGCGGGCAAGGTGGTGGGCCTGCGGGTGGAGGGTCTGGAGTCCTGGCGGCCCGTCGTGGAGCGCGTGGCTGCTGCCGCCCGCTGAGACGACCGAGTTGGGACATCTGACCGAAAGCCTCTCCGGCTCCTGGGACCGTACCCGAGCGGCCCGCGACTCCCTCGTGGAACCGGCGTGAGCCACTCGGACCCCGAGGCGTTCGCCGCTAGGTACCGCCAGGTGAAGGAGGAACTCCGGATTCCCGACACCTGCTACGCCCATGACATCGCGGCCCGGCTGTCCGTCGATCCCGGCGCGTTCGGAGCGAGTGCCCGAGTCGGGGGTTCCGGAGTCCTCGCGCTCACCGCGTGCGGCCGCGAGCACGGCCACCCCGCGGGAGCACTCGGAATCTGACGTCGCCGGTCACGCGGGGGCACTGCCGCCGTCCGTCACCACAGTGTTTCCAGCGTCTTGCGCAGGTTGTACTCGGCGATGCCCGCCATGTCCGCCCGGTCGGGGAAGTCCCCGTCGAGCAGTCGCAGTGGTCCGGCAGTCAGTGAGAGCCGCTGTGCCAGCAGGTAGAGAGCGAGCCGGTCCTCGTCCAGTCCGTCCACCGCCAGCGCCCGGTAGGCATCGCCCAGGCGGATCTGCAGGAAGACGTGCTCCCACTCGACGTCGAAGTACATCGACCCCTCGATGTCGATCGCCACGGGGTTCCCCTCCGCGTCCACCAGCACATGGTCGGGACCGAGTTCACCGTGCACGACCGCATACCGCGCGCGCGGCCGCACCGCCGCCGCCAGGCTGCGCAACCGCTCCTCCAGGCGCACGCGGACTCCGGCGATCCGCGGATCACGCGACGCGGCCTCGGCGAGGTCCCGCAGCGCACGTTCGAGGACCACTTGCTCGCACGACGTCCCGCGTGACGTTCCTCCCGCGTCGACCACGGCCACCTTGCCGTACCCGGACGCCCGGTGGCGCCGCATCGCCTCCAGAGCGTCCCCGAGCCGGCGCAGGACCGGGGCGGCCGCGCGTGGGTCGCGCGCGAGGAGTCGCTCCAGACTCTCGCCCGGGATGTCCTCGACGACCGCGAGATCCGACGGGTAGTGGACGCCGTCGCGGTCGACGAGACGGATCGCCGGGACGCGGACGCCGAGTGCGTGCAGCCGCGTGTGGGCGGCCTCGAACAGACCGAGTCCGAGGCCGGGCGAGAACGGGTCGGTGAGGTCGTCGTCGCCCTCGGCCGCCGGCCAGTAGTTCTCGGTGTTGTCCCATACGTACGCGATCGCCGTCGTCGCGTCGTCCATCACCAGGCGGTACACGCCCTTCCTACTGCCGCCCGCGACCGGCTCGACCGCGTCCAGCCGCCGCCCGCCGCCCAGCGCGGCCCGTGCGGCGCCCGCCAACCGGTCCCGCGTCACTGCCCTGGGTGCCACGTTCCGAACCGCCTCTCCGTCAGGACAACTCGCGCACCCTACGGGACCATCGTCGCGGAGACGATCAGTTTGTTCCGCGCCGGGTCCGGGGCTGTGCCGCCCGGGTCGCTCCGCGCAGACGGCACGGCCTACACGGCCATCGCCTCCTGGAGCCAGCGGGAGACGTGGTAAGGCAGCCACCAGGCGAGCTCGTCCGCTCGCAGGACCAGGTGTTCGGCGGTGAGCTCTTCCAGGATGTCGGGGGCGATGTCCGCTTGGTGCACGCCTCGGTCGAGTCGGGCGATGGCGGCCGGGTAGCGGGGGTCGTCGGCGGTGAACCGGCGTAGATCGCCCCAGCGCCGGTCGCGGATCTGCAGAAAGCCCGGCCCCCGACGCCATATCAGTTTGCAGAGGTAGTGACGGGTTCGCCAGGCGTGCAGAGCGGTGTCGGCGTCGGCGAGGCCGTGGACGGTGCGTGGCGGATGGAGGTGGGACAGCACCTTCCAGAGGTGGTCGGCGCGGTCCGGGGGCAGGCGCAGATCCCAGTCGACCTGGACGGCGCGGGCCGTCAGGTCGCGGATCAGGCAGAGCCGGTCGACCGCCGCGCGGGCGGCGGCCTGCCCGGGCGTGGCGAGGTCCACGGGGCTGTCGAGTTCGGCGCGTCGCGCGCCCATGGCCCACAGCCGTTCGGCGTCGCCGGGCTCAGCGGTGAGCGGGACGCGGCCCAGGGACATGCCCGGCAGCGTCCGGGCCTGAGCGTCGTGGTCGCGCCAGGCCTGGACGGCCGGGCTCGGAGTGCTCGGTGGCATGGTCGGTCCTTGTCGGTGGCCGGAGTCGGATCGGCGAGGAAGGCGGGGTCAGGGGAGTGCGGGAGCCGATGCGGCGGGCGTCGCGGTGACGGGTGCGCCGGCCGGTTCGGCCGTGGGGCGGGTGTGCACATGGCTCATGTAGTCCAGGCGCAGGAAGTCCTGGTTGACGGAGGCAGGTGCGATGTGGACGTACTGGCCCGCGTCCGTGAAGGTCACGCCGAGGTCCGTCCAGTCGTTCAGAAGGCCTCGCACGTCCTCGGGAGCGCGTTCGGCGAAGGCGGGGACGGAGGTCGCCTTGCGGTGCAGGGCCGCGGGGGAGTGCGGCTGGTCCAGGAGCCGGAAGACCGCGACGGCGAACGGGTCGGTCAGGCGCAGGGTCTGCCAGTCGAAGGAGGGCCTCCGGCTGACCAGGACGATCTCGTCCCCCAGGTCGGTGTGGGTGAGCCTGGCGTCGGTGTGGTGCTTCTTCCATGTGGCGATGGCGTCGTTCAGCCGGGTCACCGTGTCCTTCTCGATGCCGCGTTCGGGGGCCTGGAAGACGTAGGCCAGGTCGTGGAGTTCCGCCTCGGGCAGGTCGTAGGTGAAGGTGTAGTGCTCCTCCGGGCGCAGCCCGGTGAAGCCCAGTTCGGGCCGCTTGAAGTAGGGGCTGAAGCGCTCGATGGCGATCCGGGCGGACAGGTCGACCGGCGGGTTCAGGTGTTCCAGCGCGGGCAGTTGGCGGATCACGGGGTCGTAGTCCTCGGCGGTCTCACCGGGGAAGCCGTGCAGATAGTTCCAGGACACGGACAGTCCCGTCTCGGCCGCGTCCCGGAGCATGCGCACGTTCTGGCAGCCGCTGACTCCCTTGTCCATGAGGTCGAGCACCCTGCTGTTGAGGCTCTCGATGCCCGGCTGTACGTAGATGAGTCCGGCGTCGGCGAGGACCTGCAGCTGCGGGCGGCGCATGTTCGCCTTGATCTCGATGTGCATGCGCAGGTCGTAACCGCTGTCGATGATGCGGGGCAGCACGCTGGACAGGTACCGCATGTCGAGGATGTTGTCGACGACGTACATGTCGAGGACGCGATGGCGCTCCGCCAGGTCCATGATCTCCTGGTAGAAGGTGTCGGGGCTCTTGCTGCGGAACTGCATGAACGAGCCGTTCAGACCGCAGAACGTGCAGTGGTGCTTCTCGCCCCACCAGCAGCCGCGCGCGCCCTCGACGACCAGTTTCGGCTCCACCCAGTTACGGGCGACCGACTCGGCGAGGCGTTCGAAGTAGCCGCTGTAGTCGGGAGGCAGGATCGCCGCCGGGGGCAGGGGACCGGTGGGCATCGGGTTGGCGGTCGACGCCGTGCCGCCGTCACCGCGGTGGCACAGGCCCGGAATGTCGGCCAGCACGGCCGCCCCCGATCCGTCCCGCAGCGCTTCGAGCAGCCGCGGGAAGGCGTCCTCACCCTCACCGCGTACGACGAAATCGACGAACGGGAAGTTGCGGTGCACGGCCGCGCCCTGTTCGGCGTCGCAGTTGGCGCCGCCCATGACCGTCACGATGTGCGGGGCGAGCCGCTTGATGTGCCGGGCCGCGGCCAGGGCGGCGGTGTTCTGCTGGAACGTGGACGTCAGCCCCACGACATCGGGCGCGAGCTCGGCCACCCGCCGCGCGACCTCCGTCACGAACTCGGGCACGATCTCGTGCAGTTGGCGTGTCATACGCATCCGTGCCGAGCGCAGCTTGCCGGTCATCATCTCGGTGAACTCGGCGTCCTTCCAGGCCGGATCGTCGTACAGGGCACTGGAGAAGACCCAGTCGCCGCAGCCGAGGAAGTAGGACGACAGCGCGTAGTACTCGTAGTCCTCGGCGGCGAACTCGGTGCGCCGGGTGATCCAGTCGGTGAATTCCAGGTTGGCGTGCAGCACCTCGCACGTCGCGCCCGCAACGCGCTCGTCGACACTGCGTTTGAGGATGCCCAGGGCCAAGGAGGGCAGGTCGATGGGCGACCAGGGCATGTTGAGCAGGAGAACGCGCACGGTCGGCTCCTTGAGGGACGGCGCAGGCAGAAGGGCGGGAGGAACGGGGAGCCCGGCCGGCCCGTGTGCTCGACGGGCCGGCCGGGCCGTTGTTCACTCCTCGTCGTCGCCGCCCTCGTCGGCGTTGCGGAACGGGATGGTGATCGTGATGCCGATGCCCGGCTTGCGGTTCTCCTCGTCGCCCGCGAGCGGGTCGTTGTGGATGATGTCCTTCTGCACGGTCTTCCTCCTTCTGTGACGGGGATGGTGCTGTGCGAGCCCGGTCCCGCTGTTGCCTCAGCGGGACCGGGGCCCTCCGGCGGGTGCCGGGGGACGTCCGGGGGCGCGCGGCGCCGGGTCGGGCAACCGGTCGCGCAGAAAGAACAGGGACCGGCGCAGGACGGCGACGTGCGTGGCGCCGTCGTAGCCGTCGTGTCCGCTGTCCAGCCACATGGCCTCGTGCGGTACGTCCGCCGCGGCCAGCGCGGCGAGATAGGTACGGATCTGCCCGGGCGGGCATTTGGCGTCCCGGGTCGCGCCGACCACGAGCAGCGGTGCCGTGACCGCCGCCGCGTAGGAGAGGGGCGAACTGCTGGCGTAACGTTCCGGCACCTCGTCCGGAGTGCCGCCGAACAGCCGGATGTCCAGGGCCCGCAGCGCCGGCGTGGTCGCCCGGTGGGCGGTGACCCAGTCGGCGACCGGCTTGACGGCGATGCCGGCCTGCCACAGCCCGGGGCGGGTGCCGAGGGCGAGCAGCACCAGGTAGGCGCCCCAGGACACACCCCACAGCGCGCTCGCGTCACCGGCGACGAGGCCCCGGGAGACGAGCTCGGCGCGGACCGCGGCCAGGTCCTCCACCTGCGTGTGGCCGACTCCGGCGGGGAACGCGCGCCGCCAGCGCGGCCCGTACCCGGTGGAGCCGCGGTAGTTGACGCGGACGACCGCGTAGCCGGAGGCCACCAGCGAGTGCACCGTGGCGTCGTAGGCGTCCCGGTCGTGGTCGGCCGGTCCGCCGTGTACCAGGAAGACGGCGGGCGGCGGCACGCGGCCGTCCCGTTCCGGCAGGCTCAGCAGGGTGTGCAGGCGTCCCCACGCCGTGGACGTCCACCGAGCGGTGTGTCTGCCGGGGACGACGGTCGAGAGGCCGGGCGGGGGCAGTGCCATGCCGTCCGTGGCGTGCGCGACGGGCGGGTGGGCGGTGTCGGTCCACAGATAGTCGACCGCTCCGCCGGTGCGGGGCGCCGCGTCCAGCAGGCTGCCGGCGGGCGTGGGTACGATCCTGCGCGCCCGGGAGCCCAGGTCCACGCGGTACAGCAGGGAGCGGCCGTGCCGGTCCTGACGCACCAGCACCTCGCGGGTCCGCGGATACCAGCGGGCGCTGATCTCCGTGTCGAACGTGCACCAGCGGTGCGTACGCAGTCCTTCCTCCGGTGTCCAGGTGGCCGGGGCGTAGCAGTCCCCGAGGTCCTGGACCAGCAGCAGCTCGCGGTGTCCGGGCCGGGACGAGAAACCTTGGCACCACAGGCCGGTGCCGGACCGGTGGGATCCGGGCACTGCGGAGACGGTACGACCGGGTTCGGGCAGGCCGGGTCCGGAACGGCCGGAGCCGGGCAGTGTGGCGACGGTACGGCCGTCGGTTGTGACGACCGTGACCGCCGCCGCGTCGTCGGCCGACGACGCCAGGGCGATCAGAGTGCCGTCGGGGGCGAAGCCGCCCAGTCGGCACGGTGCGGAGGTGCGCAGCACCTCGTGCGGGGCGCGGCCGCGCCGCCCCACCAGCAGTACCGTCTCCCGTCCGAGGGCGACGGCCGCGACGACCGCTCCGCCCGCGGTCACGGCCAGCCCGCGCGGTTGCCCGGCCGGCGCACCCGGCAGGCCCGGCAGCCGCGGGCCGCCGTCGAAGTGCTGAAACCACCAGCGGCCAGTGTCCGTCGCGTCCTGCTCGAACCACCACACGTAGCCGTCGGCGTCGATCGCGCAGTGGGCCGTGCCGCCGGGGGTGTCGGTGACCTGGCGGGCCCGGCGGGCCCCGGAGTCCCACGTGAAGACCTCGCACCGCCCGCCGGAGTCCGCGGTGAACACCATGCGGCTGGGGTCCGCCGGGCACACGTCGGGGAGGGTTGCGACGAACACCTGGTAAGGGCTGGTCATGACCGACTCCCCGGGGACGATCCGGCAGGGCGGGTGTCCTCGTGCGCGTCCCCGGGGACGGCAGGCCGCAGCACGGTGCGGGCCGTGCGCTGCGTGTGGACCGCGAGCAGGGCCAGGACGGCGCCGCAGGTCAGGGCCGGTGCCCGCGGGCCGCCCCAGGTCACCAGGGCGGCCGCGACAGCGGGCGCCACGGCGGCCGTGACGGCGGTGGCGGATCCGAGTACGGCCCCGGTCCGGGACTGCAGATCCTGAGGGACGGCGAGGACGGCGGCGCCGCCCAGGACGACGGTGACCACCGGAAGTACCAGGCACAGCGCGGAGAAACACAGCCCCCAGAGCCAAGGACGGTCGGCCGCCGACAGCGCGGCACACGGCGGGAGCAGCAGCCACGTGGCCGCCGTCAGCGACCGATGAGCGCCGAACCGTTTCACGATCCGCGCCGCCACCAGCGAACCGACCATGCCCGCCGCGCCGGAGGCCGCGAGCACCCCACCGGTGGTGGCACTTCCCGCGCCGGTGCCCAGAACGAACACCGCGGTATAGAACAGCAGGGCCAACACCCCGCTCGCCACCGACGACCACAGCAGCACGAGTCGCAGCACGGGGGAGTGGACCACGGCGGCGAGGCCGGCCCGCAGCGCGCCGAAGGAAGGCCGACGTGACGCAAGGGGCTCTTTGCCGACCGGAGCCGACGATGCGTCGGGCGAGGATAAGGGCGTGCCTGGCGAAGCCACGTCAACGCTCGGAGAATCCAGGGGAGTACGAATGGCCCGCACTCCGAGAGCCGCCATGGCGTAGGAGACCGCGTCGACGGCGAACGGCAGGAAACGGCTCAGACCGAACAGGACGCCGCCCAGTGCCGGTCCCGCCACCAGCGCCGTCTGATCGCCCGCCTGGACTCCGGCCACGGCACGCGGCAGATCGTCCGGCGCCGCCAGCCGGCTCAGGGCCCCGCGCGCCGCGGTCTCGTAGGCCGTCGCGCACAGGCGCTCGGTCAGAGCCAGGCTCAGCAGGACCCACGGGGGCGGGTGGCGGAGACAGCAGACGGCCAGGCCCGCCATCGCCAGCGATGCCGTCAGCGCCGAGCCGGTCATGAGGCGGCGCCGGTGGCCCCGATCGGACGGTACCGCGATGAGCGGCCCGAAGAACACACCGGCGAAGGCGGCCACGCTGGCGAACACGCCCGCTGTGCCAGGGCCGTGGCCCAGGTCCAGGAGCAGAAGCGGGAACACCAGCCCGGATGCCTGGCTGCCGAGTCCGTCGACGGCGTTGACGCACCACAGGACGGCGACGTCGCGTCGGCTGCCCGCACGGGACGCACTCCGCGGCGGGAGGGGAGCGGCGACGGCCGCGGACGGCGGCTCCTCGTCGGCGGTACGCCGCGGTGGTCGAGACACGTCGATCTCCTCCACCCCCTGGATGTGCTGACAGTCCCCCGTGAGAAGGCCACCGGAGCGCCTACGCGGAAACGGCTGCCGAACCGAAGAATCTGGTCATCATGTGAGAGAAATGTGTACGAGATGCGAAAGCGAGCCGGAGCCTAATCACCCGGGCGCGGCGGGAACAAGGGTCCGGAAGCTCCCCGCCGCTCGCTCGCCGCGCCGGATATGGCCGACAGTCGACTGGCCGAACGCGCGCGCCGAGGTCCCCTGTGGCATGCCTCGGCCGGCGCGCGCACAGGGCGCGGCGAACCGCTCCGGCGCTTCGCGATGGTGTACCCGGAAGACGACAGCGGTCTGTCCCGCGCCCTTCGGGCAAGGGTCGATCCGGCGCAAGCCATGAAGGCCGTACGCCTTCACCGGCCCGGACGGACGGTCATCGGCCTCCGGGAACCCGCGTGCGTGGGGGCGTTGCGGCGCCAAAGGAAGGCGTTCCCTGCCAGGGGCACGTGCCTCCGTATCCGCGCCACGCTGTTTCGGCGAGCGGCTCGGCGCGCTCGCTCGGTGGCGGTCGGCGCGAGCGCGTCACATTGGCCGACAATGCCCCCCAACAGAACCCAAACAGCAATCAACCATTCCGCCAGAGGGAGTCAGGCCGAGGGGCCCACATCGAGGCGCAGACGTACATAGTTCGCGTCGCAGGGGCCGGGCCGATGGTGCCCGTCGGGCATCCATCCGTGCCGGGCATAGAACGCCTGGGCTCGGCTGTTGCGTTCCCACGCTTCGAGCACCCCGGCCGTCAAGGACGCGTCGCGGAGGAACCGTACGAACGCCGCGTGCAACTGGCTGCCGATCCCCTGTCCCCAGCGCCCTGCACGGACGTGGATCTGATAGAGCTGAGCGGCGGAAGCGGCGTCCATGTCAGGGTCCAGCGGAGGGCCCATCGCCAGGATGCCCACCATCTCGCCTTCGCGCACGGCGCACAGCACCGTCTTGGTGTCGTCCTGGACGGCACGCATCCACATCTCCCGTCGGCTGGACCGCCCCTCGGGAGAGGTGAGCTCCGTCTCCGAATGTCCACCTGCCTGGTAGTACGCGGTGCGCGCCTGCGTGTGGAGGTCGGTGATCTCGTCCAGGTCGTCGAGGTTCGCCGTTCGCAGCGAGGTCTGGAAAGTCGTCACGATCAAGAGACGCTCCTGCTTCGATACGCAGTTTCCCACCCCGCTGTTCCGCCCGCCGACGGGGCGGCTGCTCTGGTTGATCCCATCTGGGCCCGAGGGTGGATTGCCCTGCCGTGCCCGTGCCGCCGGTGGCGCAGAAAATCGAACACATGATTGAATCTGGCCATGCGGCCGATTCCCGACGACCTCACCCAAGCCCTGGAGGAGTGGCACACCACCTACCGCCGGCTGGCGGCCGAGCCACGCACCGCGCTGCGGCGAAGGCTCATCCGGCTGTCGGCGCAGGTGCTGTTCCATCCGTACTGGGACGGCGGCCGGCGGACGGCTGCGCGATCGAGCCTGTACACGGCGTGGCAGGAGAGAAGGAGCTGACCATGTGCGTCGTCCCGTGCAGGGCGGCTGGTGCGCGTCTTGTCGCAGCTGCCGCCTGATCTGCCCCGGCTCCGGATGATCCTGGCTCACCTCGACCGGCAGATCGCGGAGAACCACACGATCGGCGTCTACCTGCGGCTCCAGCGGGACGCCGTACGGGAAGCCCTCGCCCGCGCGGAACACCGGCCCCCGCGGCGGCCGAGCCGGGCGAAGGGCGGGGGAGCACTGCCCGGTTTCACGCCCCTGCCCGCGGCGGGAGTGGGCTTCGTGGTGCAGCAGAAGCGGACGCCGACGGGGCCCGAGCCCGCCCTGATCCACCTGGTCGACTGCAGCATGATCGAGGGACGGCCGCACCGGATCAGGGCCGACGAGGCACGGGCCGCGCTCACCGACCCGAATGTCGAAGCCTGCCGGCGATGCCGACCGGACACCGAGCTGGGTATCGACCTGGCGTGAGCGACACGACCGCTCCCGGCGCGTCCGGTAGCGGCGCCGGGCGTACGGGCGGACGGAGGACCGCGTTGTTGCAGCGGTGCCTGGCCCAAGAGCCTGATCGACCGCCCCGGACGTGGTGCCGCCGACGTGGGTTGCAGCCCCCGCCCCAGGGGCGTTACCTGGAAGTACCGGCGGTGAAGCGAGCGCGTGAGGGCCACGGCACAGTCCGAGGGCCCGCCTTCGTGTGTGTGCCCCGCCAGCGGCTTTCTGTCCCTCGCCGCCGTCGTCCAGCGCTCGACGCGGAGGTGATCCAGGTGAAAGCCGTTGTCTACGAGAAGCCCTTCAGCGTGACGGTGAGGGACGTCGATGATCCGCAGATCCAGCATCCGAACGATGTTCTGGTACGGGTCACGTCGACCGCCATCTGCGGATCCGACCTGCACATGTATGAGGGCCGCACGGCGGCCGAGGCGGGCATAGTCTTCGGACACGAGAACCTCGGGATAGTCGAGGAGGTCGGCACCGGTGTGACCTCCCTGTCCCAGGGGGACCGCGTCGTCATGCCGTTCAACGTCGCCTGCGGATTCTGCAAGAACTGCCTCGCCGGAAAGACCGGTTTCTGCCTGACGGTCAATCCCGGTTTTGCCGGCGGAGCCTACGGTTACGTGGCGATGGGCCCCTACAAGGGCGGCCAGGCCGAGCTGCTGCGGGTGCCTTTCGCCGACTTCAACTGTCTGAAGCTGCCGCCGGGCAACGAATTCGAGACCGACTTCGTGCTGCTCGCCGACATCTTCCCGACCGGATACCACGGATGCGAACTCGCCCAGGTGTCCCCCGGCGAGAGCGTGGCCGTCTACGGCGCGGGACCTGTGGGCCTGATGGCCGCCTACTCGGCACTGCTGCGCGGCGCGGCGAAGGTGTTCTCCGTGGACCGGGTGCCCGAGCGGCTCGCCAAGGCGGAGGAGATAGGGGCGATCCCCATCGACTTCACCAAGGGCGACCCGGCCGAGCAGATCAAGGAACAGACGAACGGAGAGGGAACCGACAAGGGCGTGGACGCCGTCGGGTACCAGGCCCAGGCACACGACGCCAGCCACGAGGAACCCGCCATCGTCCTCAACGAGCTGGTCATGACGGTCCGGCCCACCGGCATGCTCGGCGTCCCGGGCCTGTACGTGCCGTCCGACCCGGGTGGACCCGACGAGCACGCCAAGCACGGTCAGCTACTGGTCTCCATCGGCAAGATGTTCGAGAAGGGCCAGCAGATGGGCACCGGACAGTGCAACGTCAAGCGGTACAACCGCCAGCTGCGGGACATGATCATCGCCGGGCGGGCCAAGCCCAGCTTCGTGGTCTCCCACGAGATGTCGCTGGAGGAGGCCCCGCTGGCCTACGAGAAGTTCGACAAGCGGATCGAGGGCTACACCAAGGTGGTACTTCACCCAGGACACGTCCTCGCCGCATGAGGCACGGGTCCGGGCTGCCCACGGGGGCGCCCGGACCCCTGGGCCGGGGCAGGCCCTGTCTCGGTGCCGCGTCCCGGATCAGACCCCGTGATCCGCAAAGCCGTTGAGAGAACCGATCGCTCCACAACCAGGGCCGCCACGATCCCCTGCCGGGGCCGGTGGCGAGAACGGTGACGAGCGGAACGGCGCCGCTCCCCGCCGCCGCCCCATGGTCGCTCACGGCAAACGGAACACCGTGCGCATCCGGACGTCACCATGCGTGACTCACCCTGCGTGAGGGCCGCGATGCCGCCACCGGTACGCCGTAGTCCGGTACGTCGTCGCGCCTTTGGTGTGAGAGCCTGGTGGCGGGGTCCGCCTGTAGAGGGGACCGGATCATGGGCGTGTGGGGCCTGCCATACGGCGACGGCGTGGCCGACGGCGTGGTCGATCCGTTCGACTTCGCTACCGCCGCGCTGGTGATGGTGGACGCGGCCGGGCTGATCGAATGCTGGAGCGCGGAAGCCGAGAAGCTGCTCGGCTACAGCTCGGCGGACGTACTCGGCCACCCGGCCTCGGCCGTGCTGGACAGCCAGGACGGACTCGCGGCCCTGGTCGAAGGACGGCTGGTGGCCGACAGCTGGGAGGGCCGGATCTCGGTCCGCCACCACGGCGGTCACAGCGTGGAACTCGGACTGCGGGTACGAGCCCTGCGGGTGCCCTGCGGGCGCGGCGGCTGGATCGCCGCCCTGTGCAGCGCCGCCGCGCTGCAGCGATGGGAACTGGGCCAGGCGACGATGCAGGGCCTGCTGACCCAGTCACCGATCGGCATCGCCGTGCTCGACACCCAGCTGCGGTGCGAGTGGTGCAACGAGGCGCTGGCCACCATGGAGGGCCTGCCGGCCGAGGAGAGCGCTGCCGTGCCGGAGCGGCACCGCGGAGGGCTTCCGGCCATCGAGCGACAGGCCGGACGGGCGCTGGCGACCGGGGAGGTCCTGTCGGCCGTCGAACACGAGGCACCCCAGCCCGGAGTGACCGGCCAGGTGAACGCGGAGCACCTCAGGCTGCGCACGTCCTTCCCGCTGCGGGCCCGGACGGGGGCCACCCTGGGCGTGTGCCAGACCGCCATGGACTTCATCGACCGCGAGCGCGACAAGGGCCGCAGGCGGCTGGTGCTGGTGAACGAGGCCGGCGAACGCATCGGTACGACGCTGGAGCTCGGGCGTACCGTCGAGGAGCTCGCCGAGGTTCTGGTGCCCCAGTTCGCCGACTTCGTGGCGGTGGACCTGGTCGACGGCGTACGGCCTCCGGAAGATCTGGCCACACGTCCGCGCAAGGGCCAAGGCGGTCTCTACCGCGCCGCTCACCTGTCGATCCGCTCCGACGACCCCGAGGCGGTCGTCGCGATCGGCGCGCCGACCCACTATCCGGCACAGTCCCCGCAGAGCCGCTGCCTGGCAACAGGCCTGTCCGTGCGGGACGCGGACGTCTCGGCGTCGACCGCCTGGCTCGACGGGGATCCGCTT is a genomic window of Streptomyces griseochromogenes containing:
- a CDS encoding prolyl oligopeptidase family serine peptidase codes for the protein MTSPYQVFVATLPDVCPADPSRMVFTADSGGRCEVFTWDSGARRARQVTDTPGGTAHCAIDADGYVWWFEQDATDTGRWWFQHFDGGPRLPGLPGAPAGQPRGLAVTAGGAVVAAVALGRETVLLVGRRGRAPHEVLRTSAPCRLGGFAPDGTLIALASSADDAAAVTVVTTDGRTVATLPGSGRSGPGLPEPGRTVSAVPGSHRSGTGLWCQGFSSRPGHRELLLVQDLGDCYAPATWTPEEGLRTHRWCTFDTEISARWYPRTREVLVRQDRHGRSLLYRVDLGSRARRIVPTPAGSLLDAAPRTGGAVDYLWTDTAHPPVAHATDGMALPPPGLSTVVPGRHTARWTSTAWGRLHTLLSLPERDGRVPPPAVFLVHGGPADHDRDAYDATVHSLVASGYAVVRVNYRGSTGYGPRWRRAFPAGVGHTQVEDLAAVRAELVSRGLVAGDASALWGVSWGAYLVLLALGTRPGLWQAGIAVKPVADWVTAHRATTPALRALDIRLFGGTPDEVPERYASSSPLSYAAAVTAPLLVVGATRDAKCPPGQIRTYLAALAAADVPHEAMWLDSGHDGYDGATHVAVLRRSLFFLRDRLPDPAPRAPGRPPAPAGGPRSR
- a CDS encoding HD domain-containing protein, whose protein sequence is MTYDRIPSVDELMALLADCADAWDRPDRSGDPVAILDHGLQVASVLAERNPQDEELQVAGLVHDIGHYLVPGDEEGHGTHAARAVEDLLGPRVARLVALHIPAKRYLATADPDLVLSPESARTLGCQGGPLTRQEAAAFEADPDFAAAVALRRADDAGKVVGLRVEGLESWRPVVERVAAAAR
- a CDS encoding RiPP maturation radical SAM C-methyltransferase translates to MRVLLLNMPWSPIDLPSLALGILKRSVDERVAGATCEVLHANLEFTDWITRRTEFAAEDYEYYALSSYFLGCGDWVFSSALYDDPAWKDAEFTEMMTGKLRSARMRMTRQLHEIVPEFVTEVARRVAELAPDVVGLTSTFQQNTAALAAARHIKRLAPHIVTVMGGANCDAEQGAAVHRNFPFVDFVVRGEGEDAFPRLLEALRDGSGAAVLADIPGLCHRGDGGTASTANPMPTGPLPPAAILPPDYSGYFERLAESVARNWVEPKLVVEGARGCWWGEKHHCTFCGLNGSFMQFRSKSPDTFYQEIMDLAERHRVLDMYVVDNILDMRYLSSVLPRIIDSGYDLRMHIEIKANMRRPQLQVLADAGLIYVQPGIESLNSRVLDLMDKGVSGCQNVRMLRDAAETGLSVSWNYLHGFPGETAEDYDPVIRQLPALEHLNPPVDLSARIAIERFSPYFKRPELGFTGLRPEEHYTFTYDLPEAELHDLAYVFQAPERGIEKDTVTRLNDAIATWKKHHTDARLTHTDLGDEIVLVSRRPSFDWQTLRLTDPFAVAVFRLLDQPHSPAALHRKATSVPAFAERAPEDVRGLLNDWTDLGVTFTDAGQYVHIAPASVNQDFLRLDYMSHVHTRPTAEPAGAPVTATPAASAPALP
- a CDS encoding DUF5825 family protein, translated to MPPSTPSPAVQAWRDHDAQARTLPGMSLGRVPLTAEPGDAERLWAMGARRAELDSPVDLATPGQAAARAAVDRLCLIRDLTARAVQVDWDLRLPPDRADHLWKVLSHLHPPRTVHGLADADTALHAWRTRHYLCKLIWRRGPGFLQIRDRRWGDLRRFTADDPRYPAAIARLDRGVHQADIAPDILEELTAEHLVLRADELAWWLPYHVSRWLQEAMAV
- a CDS encoding phosphotransferase family protein; the encoded protein is MTRDRLAGAARAALGGGRRLDAVEPVAGGSRKGVYRLVMDDATTAIAYVWDNTENYWPAAEGDDDLTDPFSPGLGLGLFEAAHTRLHALGVRVPAIRLVDRDGVHYPSDLAVVEDIPGESLERLLARDPRAAAPVLRRLGDALEAMRRHRASGYGKVAVVDAGGTSRGTSCEQVVLERALRDLAEAASRDPRIAGVRVRLEERLRSLAAAVRPRARYAVVHGELGPDHVLVDAEGNPVAIDIEGSMYFDVEWEHVFLQIRLGDAYRALAVDGLDEDRLALYLLAQRLSLTAGPLRLLDGDFPDRADMAGIAEYNLRKTLETLW